Below is a genomic region from Candidatus Deferrimicrobiaceae bacterium.
GAGACCAGAGGAATCGGGGACCGGTTTCAGCAGGAAACGAAGTACGAACGGGGACGGCTGGGGGGAGGCGGGATCGACTGGACGTCCCGGCCGCCCTTGTACAAGGAATATCCCGGCGCGAGAATCATCCGGCTCCCCCCGCCGGGATCTCCGGTCCACTCTTCTTTCGCGGAAATCGTCTCCCGGCGAAGGAGCGTCCGGGAGTATTCCCCCCGTCCTCTTCGCCCGGAGGAGATCTCCTTTCTCCTTTGGGCCTCCACCGGCGTTCAAAGAAAGGAAGGGGGTCATGAATTCCGAACCGTCCCCTCGGCCGGCGCCCTCTACCCCATCGATACGTACGTAATCGCCCACCGCGTGGAAGGAGTCGAGTCCGGGGTGTACCACTACGGCGTCCGGGGGCACCTGCTCGAGGAGGTGGCCCGAGGGGATCTCCGCAGGGACCTCGCACGCGCGGCGTTGTTCCAGGAGTTCTGCTCCGAGGCCGCCGCCGTCTTCGTCTGGACGGCCGTCTTCCCCCGCGCGAAGTGGAAATACCGCCAGCGGGCCTACCGGTATGTCTACCTCGATGCGGGTCACATCGCGCAGAACCTTGCGCTGGCGG
It encodes:
- a CDS encoding SagB/ThcOx family dehydrogenase, which encodes MEETRGIGDRFQQETKYERGRLGGGGIDWTSRPPLYKEYPGARIIRLPPPGSPVHSSFAEIVSRRRSVREYSPRPLRPEEISFLLWASTGVQRKEGGHEFRTVPSAGALYPIDTYVIAHRVEGVESGVYHYGVRGHLLEEVARGDLRRDLARAALFQEFCSEAAAVFVWTAVFPRAKWKYRQRAYRYVYLDAGHIAQNLALA